In one Mycobacterium heckeshornense genomic region, the following are encoded:
- the ileS gene encoding isoleucine--tRNA ligase, translating into MSEHSYPKLGSGAPDFPALEAEVLDYWARDDTFRASIARRADAEEYVFYDGPPFANGLPHYGHLLTGYVKDIVPRYRTMRGYKVERRFGWDTHGLPAELEVERQLGITDKSQIDAMGVAAFNEACRESVLRYTDEWQAYVTRQARWVDFDNDYKTLDLPYMESVIWAFKRLWDKGLVYEGYRVLPYCWRDETPLSNHELRMDDDVYQSRQDPAITVGFRVPDGELAGAYLLVWTTTPWTLPSNQAVAVNPDVTYVQVRAGERRYVLAEARLGAYARELGDEPEVLGRYCGADLLGLRYLPPFPYFMDSPNAFRVLAGDFVTTEDGTGVVHLAPAYGEDDMAVADKVGIAAVTPVDSNGRFDAAVSDYRGQHVFDANAHIIRDLKNGTGPAAANGAVLLRHDTYEHPYPHCWRCRNPLIYRAVSSWFVKVTEFRDRMVELNQQITWYPEHVKDGQFGKWLQGARDWSISRNRYWGTPIPVWVSDDPAYPRVDVYGSLDELERDFGVRPDNLHRPYIDELVRPNPDDPTGRSTMRRIPEVFDVWFDSGSMPYAQVHYPFENRAWFDTHYPGDFIVEYIGQTRGWFYTLHVLATALFDRPAFKTCVAHGIVLGYDGQKMSKSLRNYPDVNEVFDRDGSDAMRWFLMSSPILRGGNLIVTEPGIREGVRQVMLPFWNVYSFLALYAPKVGSWRTDSSHVLDRYILAKLAALRDDLTAAMDVCDIAGACEQLRQFTEALTNWYVRRSRQRFWDEDADAIDTLHTVLEVTARLAAPLLPLTTEVIWRGITGERSVHLTDWPAADALPADPELVAAMDQVREVCSAASSLRKAKKLRVRLPLSKLTVAVADPQRLEPFSGLIADELNVKKVELTDAVDSYGRFELTVNARVAGPRLGKQVQAAIKAVKAGEGVVNPDGTLTAGPAVLQPGEYSSKLVAADPEFTAALPDGAGLVVLDGTVTPELEAEGWAKDRIRELQELRKSTGLDVSDRISVVMSVPAERAEWAHIHRELIAREILATSFEFGEPPDGVEIGDGVRVAISKL; encoded by the coding sequence GTGAGCGAGCACAGCTATCCGAAACTGGGCAGCGGGGCGCCCGACTTCCCGGCATTGGAAGCCGAGGTCCTCGACTATTGGGCCCGCGACGACACCTTCCGCGCCAGCATCGCACGCCGCGCCGACGCCGAAGAATACGTCTTCTACGACGGCCCCCCGTTCGCCAACGGGTTGCCGCACTACGGGCACCTGCTCACCGGCTACGTCAAAGACATCGTGCCCCGGTATCGCACCATGCGCGGCTACAAGGTCGAGCGGCGCTTCGGCTGGGACACCCACGGGCTGCCGGCCGAACTCGAAGTCGAGCGCCAGCTCGGCATCACCGACAAGTCGCAGATCGACGCGATGGGCGTCGCGGCGTTCAACGAGGCCTGCCGCGAATCGGTGTTGCGCTACACCGACGAATGGCAGGCCTACGTCACCCGTCAGGCCCGGTGGGTGGATTTCGACAACGACTACAAGACACTCGACCTGCCCTACATGGAGTCGGTGATCTGGGCGTTCAAGCGGCTGTGGGACAAGGGCCTGGTGTACGAGGGCTACCGCGTACTGCCCTATTGCTGGCGTGACGAGACCCCGCTGTCCAACCACGAGCTGCGGATGGACGACGACGTCTACCAGAGCCGCCAGGACCCGGCCATCACGGTTGGATTCCGGGTTCCCGACGGCGAATTGGCGGGTGCGTATCTGCTGGTGTGGACGACGACGCCGTGGACGCTGCCGTCCAACCAGGCGGTGGCCGTCAACCCCGACGTGACCTACGTGCAGGTGCGGGCCGGGGAGCGGCGCTATGTGCTGGCCGAGGCGCGATTGGGCGCCTACGCGCGAGAGCTCGGCGATGAGCCCGAGGTGCTGGGCCGCTACTGCGGCGCAGATCTGCTGGGGCTGCGCTACTTGCCGCCGTTTCCATATTTCATGGACTCGCCCAACGCTTTTCGGGTGCTGGCGGGCGACTTCGTCACCACCGAGGACGGCACCGGCGTCGTGCACCTGGCGCCGGCCTACGGCGAAGACGACATGGCGGTCGCCGACAAGGTGGGCATCGCGGCGGTCACCCCAGTCGACTCCAACGGGCGCTTCGACGCCGCCGTATCCGACTACCGGGGTCAGCACGTCTTCGACGCCAATGCGCACATCATCCGTGACCTGAAAAACGGCACCGGCCCGGCAGCGGCCAACGGTGCGGTGCTGCTGCGCCACGACACCTACGAGCACCCGTACCCGCACTGCTGGCGCTGCCGCAACCCGCTGATCTACCGGGCGGTGTCGTCGTGGTTTGTCAAGGTCACCGAATTCCGGGACCGCATGGTTGAACTCAACCAGCAGATCACCTGGTATCCCGAGCACGTCAAAGACGGCCAGTTCGGTAAATGGCTGCAAGGCGCGCGTGATTGGTCGATCTCGCGAAACCGGTACTGGGGCACTCCGATTCCGGTGTGGGTATCCGACGACCCGGCCTACCCGCGGGTCGACGTCTACGGCAGCCTCGACGAGTTGGAGCGTGACTTCGGCGTGCGCCCGGACAATCTGCACCGGCCCTATATCGACGAGCTGGTCCGGCCTAATCCCGACGACCCGACCGGACGCTCAACGATGCGGCGCATCCCCGAAGTGTTCGACGTGTGGTTCGACTCGGGGTCGATGCCCTATGCGCAGGTGCATTATCCGTTCGAGAACCGCGCCTGGTTCGACACCCACTATCCCGGCGACTTCATCGTCGAATACATCGGGCAGACCCGCGGCTGGTTCTACACACTGCACGTGCTGGCTACCGCGCTGTTCGACCGGCCCGCGTTCAAAACGTGTGTGGCCCATGGGATCGTGCTTGGCTACGACGGCCAGAAAATGAGCAAGTCGTTGCGCAACTATCCCGACGTCAACGAGGTGTTTGACCGCGACGGGTCCGATGCCATGCGATGGTTTTTGATGTCGTCACCGATCCTGCGCGGCGGCAACCTCATCGTGACCGAACCCGGCATCCGCGAGGGTGTGCGTCAGGTAATGCTGCCGTTCTGGAATGTCTACAGCTTCCTGGCTTTGTACGCGCCGAAAGTCGGTTCCTGGCGCACTGATTCGTCGCATGTGCTGGACCGCTACATCCTGGCCAAGCTGGCCGCGCTTCGTGACGACCTGACCGCGGCGATGGATGTCTGCGACATCGCAGGTGCCTGCGAGCAGCTGCGTCAATTCACCGAGGCATTGACGAATTGGTATGTGCGGCGCTCTAGACAGCGGTTCTGGGACGAAGACGCCGATGCCATCGACACGTTGCACACCGTGCTGGAGGTCACCGCCCGGCTGGCCGCTCCGCTGCTTCCGCTGACCACCGAAGTGATCTGGCGCGGTATCACCGGCGAGCGTTCGGTGCATCTGACCGACTGGCCCGCAGCGGACGCGCTGCCCGCCGACCCCGAGCTGGTCGCAGCCATGGACCAGGTCCGCGAGGTGTGCTCGGCGGCCTCGTCGCTGCGCAAGGCCAAGAAGTTGCGGGTACGGCTGCCGTTGTCGAAACTAACTGTGGCAGTGGCAGATCCGCAGCGGTTGGAGCCGTTCAGCGGACTGATCGCCGACGAGCTCAACGTCAAGAAGGTCGAGCTGACCGATGCCGTCGACAGCTATGGCCGTTTCGAGCTCACCGTCAACGCGCGGGTGGCCGGGCCGCGGCTGGGCAAGCAGGTGCAGGCCGCGATCAAGGCTGTCAAGGCCGGCGAGGGCGTCGTCAATCCCGACGGCACGCTCACCGCGGGGCCGGCCGTCCTGCAACCCGGCGAATACAGCTCGAAGCTGGTGGCCGCCGATCCCGAGTTCACCGCCGCGCTGCCCGACGGGGCCGGGCTGGTGGTGCTGGACGGCACGGTGACACCCGAATTGGAAGCCGAGGGCTGGGCGAAGGACCGCATCCGCGAACTGCAGGAGCTGCGGAAGTCGACCGGGCTCGACGTGTCCGATCGGATCAGCGTGGTGATGTCGGTGCCCGCGGAACGCGCCGAGTGGGCTCACATCCATCGCGAGCTGATCGCCCGCGAAATCCTGGCGACCAGTTTCGAATTCGGCGAGCCGCCCGACGGTGTGGAAATTGGTGACGGCGTCCGGGTCGCGATCTCTAAACTCTGA
- a CDS encoding amino acid-binding protein — protein sequence MATDLTLYLDDEPGELARVGDVLGKAGVNIAGLCALSSGGGQSEVHILVHDATPAFEALQGAGIKIAEEQEVIVLDIEDRPGALAEVVHKLGDAKVNLETAYLATHTRLVLGADNLADAKAALG from the coding sequence ATGGCGACCGATCTGACGCTCTATCTTGACGACGAGCCGGGGGAGCTGGCCCGGGTCGGCGATGTGCTCGGCAAAGCCGGTGTCAACATCGCGGGGCTGTGTGCGCTCAGCAGCGGTGGCGGCCAGTCCGAAGTGCACATCCTGGTTCACGACGCCACACCGGCGTTCGAAGCGCTGCAGGGTGCCGGTATCAAGATCGCCGAAGAGCAGGAAGTCATCGTCCTCGATATCGAAGACCGGCCGGGCGCCCTGGCCGAGGTGGTCCACAAGCTGGGCGACGCAAAGGTCAACTTGGAGACCGCCTACCTGGCCACCCACACCCGCCTGGTGCTGGGCGCGGATAACCTCGCCGACGCGAAGGCCGCCCTGGGCTGA
- a CDS encoding lipase family protein — translation MAFDPLFARDVALPLAAAAYGVLGGGPVVLPTGFGQTALIRADGAALTAMSDPHPAVTAMTKDTNIFGLMGHNPASRTAFVSFRGSADLADWLADIDAIPQPYLPIAGFGQVHAGFQQVYELVRDSVAANLAPATAGADHLLVTGHSLGAALAVLAAPDIRRNMPPNTIEPRLITFAGPRVGLSDFAAAFNAAIESCYRVVNFLDIVPHVPPSPYVHVGVEIDVDSGGAIDVAWRHSLAAYRDGLTALSAAVSA, via the coding sequence GTGGCCTTTGACCCGTTGTTCGCTCGTGACGTAGCCCTGCCGTTGGCGGCGGCCGCCTACGGCGTGCTCGGCGGCGGCCCCGTGGTCCTGCCGACCGGATTCGGGCAAACCGCCCTGATCCGCGCCGACGGCGCTGCGCTGACCGCGATGAGCGACCCGCACCCCGCAGTGACGGCGATGACCAAGGACACCAATATCTTCGGTCTGATGGGCCATAATCCGGCCAGTCGCACCGCGTTCGTGTCGTTTCGTGGCAGCGCGGATTTGGCGGATTGGCTGGCTGACATCGACGCGATTCCCCAGCCCTACCTCCCGATCGCGGGATTCGGGCAGGTCCATGCCGGCTTCCAACAGGTCTACGAGCTGGTCCGGGACAGCGTCGCCGCCAACCTGGCCCCGGCCACTGCCGGGGCCGACCATCTTCTGGTCACAGGGCACAGTCTGGGCGCCGCGCTGGCTGTGCTGGCAGCGCCCGACATCCGCCGCAACATGCCGCCGAACACCATCGAGCCGCGGCTCATCACCTTCGCCGGCCCGCGGGTCGGGCTTAGCGACTTCGCGGCCGCATTCAACGCCGCGATCGAAAGCTGTTATCGGGTGGTGAATTTCCTCGACATCGTGCCGCACGTGCCGCCGTCGCCGTACGTGCACGTCGGTGTCGAGATCGACGTCGACAGCGGCGGAGCGATCGATGTCGCGTGGCGCCACAGCTTGGCCGCCTACCGGGACGGGTTGACCGCACTCAGCGCCGCGGTATCTGCCTAG
- a CDS encoding Rv1535 family protein, with the protein MTAVLYDEVVTTAPAPRPTAAPKLTVAPAPKEAAPKKASRRVDSDPFGGGDPLVTGAARLLSIPLRHLYAALWRVGVLEVGA; encoded by the coding sequence ATGACCGCTGTTCTGTACGACGAGGTGGTGACCACAGCACCCGCTCCCCGGCCGACGGCAGCTCCCAAGCTGACCGTGGCTCCCGCGCCGAAGGAAGCCGCGCCGAAGAAGGCGTCGCGGCGCGTCGACTCCGACCCCTTCGGCGGTGGCGACCCGTTGGTCACCGGGGCTGCCCGCCTGTTGAGCATTCCGCTGCGTCACCTCTACGCGGCACTGTGGCGGGTTGGAGTGCTCGAGGTCGGGGCGTAA
- a CDS encoding flavin-containing monooxygenase — protein MRFVIVGAGMAGILAAIKLREAGFTDVTVYEKADRLGGTWRENTYPGIACDVPSHLYTYTFAPNPDWSHTFAPGPEILAYFDSVAHRHGVDELIRYGCEVRRLEYMGNRWRVATSTGEADEADVVIAATGVLHHPRYPDIDGLHRFAGRVFHSSRWDHGVTLADKRLGVVGTGSSAVQIVGAVTGSVAELRLFQRTPQWILPVQNPPIDAADRARYRADPAMLSKLREELNSGFVQSFANAVVDADSAQLKQLQQAAHANLEDNVADPVLRDKLRPDYRAGCKRLIISPNFYEAIQRPNARLVTEPIARVEPDGIRTADGELHRLDVLVLATGFRVDRFLRPIQVVGRDGVRLDDVWAHRPFAYLSVSVPGFPNLFMLNGPNGPVGNFSLIDVAEAQFAYLMQLIEALGEGRYRAISASPEATARFEDARATASAKTVWVTGCKSWYLDDRGLPAVWPWSFTRFREVMARPELADYELA, from the coding sequence ATGCGCTTCGTCATCGTCGGGGCAGGGATGGCGGGAATACTGGCCGCGATCAAACTGCGCGAGGCCGGCTTCACCGACGTCACCGTGTACGAGAAGGCGGATCGGCTCGGCGGCACGTGGCGCGAAAACACCTACCCGGGAATCGCCTGCGACGTGCCGTCACACCTGTACACCTACACGTTTGCGCCCAACCCGGACTGGAGCCACACGTTCGCGCCCGGTCCGGAGATCCTCGCCTACTTCGACAGCGTCGCGCACCGCCACGGCGTCGACGAGCTGATCCGCTACGGCTGCGAAGTTCGTCGTCTCGAGTACATGGGAAACCGTTGGCGGGTAGCAACTTCCACCGGCGAAGCCGACGAGGCCGACGTCGTCATCGCCGCCACCGGCGTGCTGCATCACCCGCGCTATCCCGACATCGACGGGCTGCACCGGTTTGCCGGCAGAGTTTTCCACAGCTCCCGCTGGGACCATGGCGTCACGCTGGCAGACAAACGGCTCGGCGTGGTCGGCACCGGCTCCTCGGCGGTGCAGATCGTCGGCGCCGTCACCGGCAGCGTCGCCGAGCTGCGGTTGTTCCAGCGCACCCCGCAATGGATCCTGCCGGTACAAAACCCGCCGATCGACGCGGCGGACCGGGCCCGATACCGTGCTGATCCGGCGATGTTGAGCAAGCTGCGCGAGGAGCTGAACAGCGGGTTCGTGCAAAGCTTCGCCAACGCGGTCGTCGACGCCGACTCGGCGCAGCTGAAGCAGCTGCAGCAGGCGGCCCACGCCAACCTCGAGGACAACGTCGCCGACCCCGTGCTGCGAGACAAGCTGCGGCCCGACTACCGGGCCGGCTGCAAACGGTTGATCATCTCGCCCAACTTCTACGAGGCCATCCAGCGTCCCAACGCCCGCCTGGTCACCGAGCCGATCGCCCGCGTGGAGCCCGACGGAATCCGCACCGCCGACGGTGAGCTGCACCGGCTGGACGTGCTGGTGCTGGCGACGGGGTTTCGGGTGGACCGGTTCCTGCGGCCGATCCAGGTTGTCGGTCGCGACGGGGTTCGCCTCGATGATGTGTGGGCGCACCGTCCGTTCGCCTATCTGTCGGTGTCGGTACCGGGCTTTCCCAACTTGTTCATGCTCAACGGTCCCAACGGGCCGGTCGGCAACTTTTCGCTGATCGACGTGGCCGAGGCGCAGTTCGCCTACCTCATGCAGCTCATCGAGGCACTGGGCGAGGGTCGCTACCGAGCGATTAGCGCCAGCCCCGAGGCCACCGCGCGCTTCGAGGATGCGCGGGCCACAGCGTCGGCGAAGACGGTGTGGGTGACCGGCTGCAAAAGCTGGTATCTCGACGACCGCGGGTTGCCGGCCGTGTGGCCGTGGAGTTTTACGCGGTTTCGCGAGGTCATGGCGCGCCCCGAGCTGGCCGACTACGAGCTCGCCTAG
- a CDS encoding TetR/AcrR family transcriptional regulator: MSAPTRRRRAVSDEDKSARRDEIMAAAKEVFARKGFHAATIADVAKQAGLAYGSVYWYFDSKEDLFHALMAVEEQALRSHLAAAVDAPGGDGVEASFRAAVQATLEFFEADKATVKLLFRDAYALGDRFEKHLGGIYERFIDDIETFIVVAQQRGEVVAAPPRMVAYTLAALIGQLAHRRLSTDDGVTAAEVADFVVSLILDGLRPRRG, from the coding sequence GTGAGCGCGCCAACCCGGCGCCGCCGCGCGGTCAGCGACGAGGACAAGTCCGCGCGCCGTGATGAGATCATGGCGGCAGCAAAAGAAGTGTTTGCGCGCAAGGGTTTTCACGCCGCAACCATCGCCGATGTCGCGAAACAGGCCGGGCTCGCCTACGGGTCGGTCTATTGGTACTTCGACTCCAAGGAAGACCTGTTCCACGCGTTGATGGCCGTCGAAGAGCAGGCCCTGCGCAGCCACCTCGCCGCGGCGGTCGACGCGCCGGGCGGTGACGGTGTCGAGGCGTCGTTTCGTGCTGCGGTGCAGGCCACCCTTGAGTTCTTCGAAGCCGACAAAGCCACCGTGAAGCTGTTGTTCCGCGACGCGTACGCCCTGGGCGACCGATTCGAAAAGCACCTCGGCGGCATCTACGAACGGTTCATCGACGACATCGAAACGTTCATCGTCGTTGCGCAACAACGCGGCGAGGTGGTGGCGGCGCCGCCGCGGATGGTGGCCTACACCCTGGCGGCGCTGATCGGCCAACTGGCGCACCGGCGCCTTTCCACCGACGACGGCGTCACGGCCGCCGAGGTCGCCGACTTCGTGGTGTCGCTGATCCTCGACGGGTTGCGACCTCGCAGGGGCTGA
- a CDS encoding NAD(P)H-dependent flavin oxidoreductase, which translates to MRTRVAELLGVEFPICAFSHCRDVVAAVSNAGGFGILGAVAHSPQRLETELSWIEQQTGGKPYGVDLLLPPKYVGADAGGIDPQQVWELVPQEHRAFLDDLLDRYEIQRGSEPVSLGAQLNISPKGYEPLLDVAFDHDIRLIASALGPPPPDLVGRAHDNDVLVAALAGTKQHAARHAAAGVDLIVAQGTEAGGHTGEVATMVLVPEIVDAVDPIPVLAAGGIARGRQIAAALALGAEGVWCGSVWLTTEEAETPPVVKDKFLAASSTDTVRSRSLTGKPARMLRTAWTDEWERPGSPDPLGMPLQSALVADPQLRIQQAANQPGAKARELATYFVGQVVGSLDKVQPARSVVLDMVSEFIDAVQRLERLVER; encoded by the coding sequence GTGCGAACCAGGGTCGCCGAGCTGCTCGGCGTGGAGTTCCCTATCTGCGCGTTCAGCCACTGCCGTGACGTGGTGGCCGCGGTGTCCAACGCGGGCGGCTTCGGCATCCTCGGGGCGGTAGCGCACAGCCCGCAGCGGCTGGAGACCGAGCTGAGCTGGATCGAGCAGCAGACCGGCGGCAAGCCTTACGGTGTCGACCTGCTGCTGCCGCCCAAATATGTCGGTGCGGACGCCGGCGGGATCGACCCGCAGCAGGTTTGGGAGCTGGTGCCGCAGGAGCATCGCGCATTCCTCGACGACCTTCTCGACCGCTACGAAATCCAGCGCGGGTCAGAGCCCGTCTCGTTGGGCGCCCAGCTCAACATCTCGCCCAAGGGCTATGAACCGCTGCTCGACGTCGCCTTCGACCACGACATCCGGCTGATCGCCAGCGCGCTGGGCCCGCCGCCACCGGATCTGGTCGGTCGCGCCCATGACAACGACGTGCTGGTGGCCGCCCTGGCCGGCACCAAACAGCACGCAGCGCGGCACGCCGCCGCGGGTGTTGACCTGATCGTCGCGCAGGGCACCGAGGCCGGCGGCCACACCGGCGAGGTGGCGACAATGGTGCTGGTACCCGAGATAGTCGATGCCGTCGACCCGATTCCCGTGCTGGCCGCCGGCGGCATTGCCCGCGGCCGCCAGATCGCCGCCGCGTTGGCGCTGGGCGCCGAGGGTGTGTGGTGCGGGTCGGTGTGGCTGACCACCGAGGAAGCCGAGACACCGCCGGTGGTGAAGGACAAGTTCCTGGCCGCGTCGTCGACGGACACCGTGCGGTCGCGGTCGCTGACCGGCAAGCCCGCCCGCATGCTGCGCACCGCCTGGACCGACGAGTGGGAGCGGCCCGGCAGCCCCGACCCGCTGGGCATGCCGCTGCAAAGCGCGCTGGTCGCCGATCCGCAGCTGCGAATCCAGCAGGCCGCCAACCAGCCCGGCGCCAAAGCACGTGAGCTGGCGACCTACTTCGTCGGCCAGGTGGTCGGTTCGCTGGACAAAGTGCAGCCGGCGCGATCGGTGGTGCTGGACATGGTCTCGGAGTTCATCGACGCCGTGCAGCGCCTCGAGCGGCTGGTCGAGCGGTGA
- a CDS encoding PaaI family thioesterase, giving the protein MALTEDQQHKRRQAVRDLMPTTPFLAGLGIVFERYEPDDVIIRLPFREDLTNDGTYFHGGVIASVMDTAGAAAAWSNHDFDKGMRASTVAMSIQYTGAAKRCDLLCHARTARRRKELTFTEITATDTAGNIVAHAVQTYRIV; this is encoded by the coding sequence ATGGCTTTGACCGAGGACCAGCAGCACAAGCGCCGCCAGGCGGTGCGCGACCTCATGCCGACGACGCCGTTCCTGGCCGGCCTGGGCATCGTGTTCGAACGCTACGAGCCGGACGACGTCATCATCCGATTGCCGTTTCGAGAGGATCTGACCAACGACGGCACCTACTTTCACGGCGGGGTGATCGCGTCGGTGATGGACACCGCCGGCGCCGCGGCGGCCTGGTCTAATCACGACTTCGACAAGGGGATGCGTGCCTCCACCGTCGCGATGAGCATCCAGTACACCGGCGCCGCCAAGCGCTGCGACCTGCTGTGTCATGCACGCACCGCGCGGCGGCGAAAGGAGCTGACCTTCACCGAGATCACCGCTACCGACACCGCGGGCAACATCGTCGCCCACGCGGTGCAGACCTACCGGATCGTCTGA
- a CDS encoding carboxymuconolactone decarboxylase family protein — translation MTGPRVPRLPVEEAKAAADEAGVPNYMAELAIFQVLLNHPLLARSINDLLASMLWHGSLDPRLRELVIMRIGWLTAADYEWTQHWRVAQGLGVSADDLLGVRDWRAHEGFGPAERAVLAATDDVVRDGAVSAENWAACQRELAGDPAVLIELVTAIAAWRMIATIVQSLDVPLEDGVASWPPDGQAP, via the coding sequence ATGACCGGGCCGCGTGTGCCGCGGCTGCCGGTCGAGGAGGCCAAGGCCGCAGCCGACGAAGCAGGCGTGCCCAACTACATGGCCGAGTTGGCGATCTTCCAGGTGTTGTTGAACCACCCGCTGCTGGCCCGCTCCATCAACGACTTGCTGGCAAGCATGCTGTGGCACGGCTCGCTTGATCCGCGGCTGCGCGAATTGGTGATCATGCGCATCGGCTGGCTCACCGCGGCGGACTACGAGTGGACCCAGCATTGGCGGGTCGCGCAGGGCCTGGGTGTCTCGGCCGACGATTTGCTCGGCGTGCGCGACTGGCGCGCCCACGAGGGGTTCGGGCCCGCCGAGCGCGCGGTGCTCGCGGCCACCGACGACGTCGTGCGCGACGGGGCGGTAAGCGCGGAGAATTGGGCTGCGTGCCAACGCGAACTCGCGGGCGACCCCGCCGTGCTGATCGAGCTCGTCACCGCGATCGCGGCCTGGCGGATGATCGCCACGATCGTCCAGAGCCTCGACGTTCCGTTGGAAGACGGCGTCGCCAGCTGGCCACCGGACGGCCAGGCCCCGTAG
- a CDS encoding zinc-dependent alcohol dehydrogenase: MSRDAMARALVLEAPRRLVSRHLPLPAVGADDAVVRVVACGLCGTDHEEYTGELSGGFAFIPGHETVGTIEAIGPRAAQRWGVAVGDRVAVEVFQSCRECANCLAGQYRRCERHGVADMYGFISVDRPPGLWGGYADYQYLSPDSMVLPIPPDLDPVVATLFNPLGAGIRWGATLPGTKPGDVVAVLGPGIRGLCAAAAAKQAGAGFVMVTGLGPRDSERLALAAKFGADLAVDVAVDDPTAALTKAAGRLADVVVDVTARAPAAFAQAIALARPAGTVVIAGTRGFDSGAPGFSPDILVLKELRVLGALGVDVAAYRAALELLASGRYPFESLPRRCVGLDDAEELIATMAGERAGVPPVHGVITP; the protein is encoded by the coding sequence ATGTCGCGCGACGCGATGGCGCGGGCCCTGGTACTGGAGGCACCCCGGCGCCTGGTGAGTCGCCATCTCCCGTTGCCCGCGGTGGGCGCCGATGACGCGGTGGTCCGGGTGGTGGCCTGCGGGCTCTGTGGCACCGACCACGAGGAGTACACCGGCGAGTTGTCGGGCGGTTTCGCATTCATCCCGGGTCACGAGACGGTAGGAACTATCGAAGCGATCGGCCCGCGGGCAGCGCAGCGCTGGGGCGTCGCCGTCGGCGATCGGGTCGCCGTCGAAGTCTTCCAGTCGTGCCGAGAATGCGCGAATTGCCTTGCCGGACAATACCGGCGTTGTGAGCGCCACGGGGTTGCCGACATGTATGGGTTCATTTCCGTCGATCGTCCACCCGGTTTGTGGGGCGGCTACGCCGACTACCAGTACCTGTCGCCGGATTCGATGGTGTTGCCGATACCGCCCGACCTCGATCCGGTCGTCGCCACCTTGTTCAATCCGTTGGGGGCTGGAATACGCTGGGGCGCAACGCTCCCCGGAACCAAGCCGGGTGACGTCGTCGCGGTGCTCGGTCCCGGGATTCGCGGGTTGTGCGCCGCGGCCGCGGCTAAACAGGCCGGCGCCGGATTCGTCATGGTGACGGGACTGGGCCCACGCGACTCCGAACGGCTGGCGCTGGCGGCGAAGTTCGGCGCCGACCTGGCGGTCGACGTGGCCGTCGATGATCCAACCGCCGCCTTGACGAAAGCGGCTGGCCGGCTGGCCGACGTCGTCGTCGACGTCACCGCCAGAGCGCCGGCGGCCTTCGCGCAAGCGATCGCGCTCGCCCGTCCGGCCGGCACCGTCGTGATCGCCGGCACCAGAGGCTTTGACAGCGGCGCCCCGGGTTTCTCGCCAGACATCTTGGTGCTCAAGGAATTACGTGTCCTCGGCGCGCTCGGGGTCGATGTCGCCGCATACCGGGCGGCGCTTGAGCTGCTCGCGTCGGGCCGCTACCCGTTCGAGAGCCTGCCTCGTCGCTGTGTCGGTCTCGACGATGCCGAGGAGCTGATCGCAACGATGGCCGGCGAACGTGCCGGCGTCCCACCCGTCCACGGGGTGATCACGCCATGA
- a CDS encoding hemophore-related protein, giving the protein MVTLSSPRLATAVGAVALSLTAGAGLASAQPDDPVVNTTCTYPQVVSALNAQDPAAAAQFNASPVAQSALRRFLASPPAQRQQMIQQLQASPGGQQYLGTIEQIAQICNNY; this is encoded by the coding sequence ATGGTCACATTGTCGTCGCCCAGACTGGCGACCGCGGTCGGTGCCGTGGCATTGTCACTGACCGCCGGAGCCGGCTTGGCTTCCGCGCAGCCAGATGATCCGGTCGTTAACACCACTTGCACCTATCCTCAGGTGGTTTCGGCACTCAACGCCCAGGATCCGGCCGCTGCTGCGCAGTTCAACGCGTCGCCGGTGGCGCAGTCGGCGCTGCGCAGATTCCTCGCTTCGCCGCCCGCTCAGCGCCAGCAGATGATCCAGCAGCTGCAGGCCAGCCCCGGGGGCCAGCAGTACCTCGGAACGATCGAACAGATCGCCCAGATCTGCAATAACTACTGA